The Chloroflexia bacterium SDU3-3 genomic interval GGGTGGTGGGTGTGTGCCCTGCGCGGGCGGCGGCTAGGGGCCAGCCCCTAGCCGCCGCCCGCGCAGGGGGCGATGCCCCCTTCGAACCCCCAATTTTGGACGTTCCTATGCCGTTCCCTGTCGGCTAGTGTTCGTGCATATGGCCAGTTTGCGTGAGCGACACCTTCGCCGCATGGACCGGGTGGGATGTGGGCTACTGATCCCTACTCCCTATTCCCTGACCCCTCTCGCTCCCCTCGTGCCTTCTCGCCCTCGTGGTATTCGCCCCCTTGTGCGCCTACTGGCTCCTGCGCGCCAGCGCGGGCAGGGCGCGCAGCGTGGCGGGCAGCGCGTGCAGCGGCGAGGCGGCCAGAGCGTAGCCCCAGGCGCGCAGGGCATCGCCAGTTTGGCCCTGCTGGGCGTAGCGCGTGGCGATGCCCATGAAGTAGGGGATGTACCAGCCGCGATGCCGCAGCCCGGTGCGGGCCAGCCGGATGCGCCGCGCCAGCCCCAGCGGGGCGGTGTGGCGGTGCCAGACGGTCATGCAGTCGCGGAAGCGCCGCCAGAGCACGCCCTCGGGGTTCTGCGCGGGCGGGGCGTTGGTGCGGGCGATCGCGGCGGCGTGGTGGACATAGCCCATCGGGTGGCGCTTGGCGATGCGCAGGAAGAAGTCCCAGTCCTCCGCGCCGCGCAGCTGTGGGTCGAAGCCTCCCAGGGCGCGGGCGACCGACGTGCGCATCACGGTGGCGTCGAAGGTGGGGATGTAGGCCAGGATGGTGTCGAACATCTGCCCCGGCTCCAGCGGCTGCTCGGGGTATGGCCCGCTCACCGGGTTGAGGTTGATGTCGCCCAGGATCATGCGCCCAAACACCGCCGCGCACGCGGGGTGCTCGTCGAGGTAGGCGATCTGCGGCGTCAGGTTGTCGGGCGTGAAGATGTCGTCGTCGTCGAGGAAGGCTAGCAGGTCGGCGGTGGCGGCGCGGATGCCCAGGTTGCGGGCGGTAGAGACGCCCTGGCCCTGGCCGCGCAGGTAGACCACCGGGTAGGACTGGGCGACCTGCGGGGTATCGTCGGTTGAGCCATCGTCGATCACGATGATCTCAATATCGTCGCTGCCGCGCTGAAGGCCGAGCACGCTCTCGATGGCGGTGCCGAGCTGGTGCGCACGGTTTCGCGTTGGGATGATTACGGACACGCGCATGATTCTGCCTCTCTCATCACATGGCGGTATGCGCGGTGAGTGTAGCATATCCTGGCGGGCGTTTGGCAGGCATAGGAAGGCAGTATTGACAGGTGATTGCTTCGAGTCTACTATTAGCTGGGCAGATTATCTCTTCTTATCCTGAGTGATATCTACAGAATATCAATAAAAATTGAGCAGCTCTATAAAAAGAAGCATTGAATCGGGGTCTACTCCTCCAAGGGTGTGTAATTGCCGAGATATTGTTGTCATGATCCAGCTATCGTGGGGAAACAATGCGAACTATGGATTTTCTCGCCCGCTACCGCGCCGGAGAGCGCGAGCAGGTGTGGGCCGAACTGGTGGCGCTGGGTGCGGCGGTGCGTGAGCCGCCGCTGTATCAGGACGCCCAGGCGGTGGCATGCGAGATCATGCTGCGGGCGCGCTACAATATCGCCCTGTTGGTCGAGCGCCTCCAGCAGCTTGATTTTG includes:
- a CDS encoding glycosyltransferase; the protein is MLHSPRIPPCDERGRIMRVSVIIPTRNRAHQLGTAIESVLGLQRGSDDIEIIVIDDGSTDDTPQVAQSYPVVYLRGQGQGVSTARNLGIRAATADLLAFLDDDDIFTPDNLTPQIAYLDEHPACAAVFGRMILGDINLNPVSGPYPEQPLEPGQMFDTILAYIPTFDATVMRTSVARALGGFDPQLRGAEDWDFFLRIAKRHPMGYVHHAAAIARTNAPPAQNPEGVLWRRFRDCMTVWHRHTAPLGLARRIRLARTGLRHRGWYIPYFMGIATRYAQQGQTGDALRAWGYALAASPLHALPATLRALPALARRSQ